The Streptomyces sp. A2-16 sequence ATGGGCCTGATCGAGGGCGCCTACGACGCGAAGGCCCAGGGCTTCGTGCCCGGCGGCGGCTCGCTGCACAACATGATGTCGGCGCACGGGCCGGACCGGGAGACGTTCGACCGGGCGAGCGCGGCCGAGCTGAAGCCCCACAAGGTCGACGACGGGCTGGCGTTCATGTTCGAGACGCGCTGGCCGGTGACGCTGACCGCGCACGCGGCCCGGGCGGACCACCTCCAGCCGCACTACGACGACGTGTGGCGCGGCCTCGAGCGCCACTTCCGACCGGTGGACTGAAACGCCGCCGCACTCAAGCGCTCGCCGCACGGATGCGCCCGCCATACCCATGAACCCGCCGTACCCATGAACCCGCCGCGCCGATGCACTCGATGCGCCGACGCCCTCGGTGCACCGATACGCCCGTTGCACTGACCGATCCGCGAAAGGTACGGATAGCCCGTGACCTCCTTCGCTCCGGACTCGATCGTCCTCAACCGCAAGCTGCCGCTCTGGTACCAGGTGTCGCAGTCCCTGCGCGCCTCGATACTGGGCCGCTCACCCCAGGACCCGCTCCGCCTGCCCACCGAGGAGCAGTTGGCCGGGCACTACGGCGTGAGCGTGCTGACCATGCGGCAGGCGCTCAAGGAACTGGAGGACGAGGGGCTGATCACCCGTCACCGGCGCCGGGGCACCTTCATCGAGCCGGACGCGCGCCGGAGCACCCCGATCCGGCTGCTCGGCTCGGTCGACGCGATCGTGGCCCAGCAGTCCGGCATGACGACCGAACTGCTGGAACACGGCAAGTCCCCCGTGCCGCCCGAACTCGCCGAGCACTTCCCGGACCTGGACGAGGTGGCGGCGTACCACCGGCTGCGCAGCGACGAGCAGACGGGCGAGCCGACCAACCACGCCCGCAACTACGTCCGCCCCGAACTGGCCGCGCGCATCGACCCGGCCGACCTCGCGCGCCGGCCGATGACCAAGGTGCTGCGGGACGTCCTGGGGGTGGACATCAGCCGCATCACGGACACCGTGGAGGCGCGGCTGGCCGATCCGGAGACGGCCCGGCTGCTCCACGTCCCGCTGCTCAGCCCGATCCTGCACTACACGGGCCTGACGTACGACACGGAGGGCCGGGTGCTGGACGCGGCGGTGATCCACTATCGCGGCGACCGCTTCTCCTTCTCGGTGACTCTGGAAGCCACATGACCTCACTGTCCGTGGCAGGTCGTACGATTCCCAGCGTGACGCACGACGACGCTCCGCCACTCGCGGACCTCATGCCGTGGTCCGTCGCACCGCCGCGGCTCGGCCGGGGGTGGCCGACGGGCCCCGACGCGGCCTCCCTGAAAGCCCGTTGGGACGCCCTGCTGAAGGCGGAGGGGCCCGACCGGGAGGCCCTGTTCGAGCCCACCCGCTCCCGCACCCTGCGCTCGGCGGTGGGACAGCTGCCGGGACGGACGGGTGGCACGGAGAGGCTCGCGCGCGCCTCCGGCCCCTGCCCGGAGCCGG is a genomic window containing:
- a CDS encoding GntR family transcriptional regulator codes for the protein MTSFAPDSIVLNRKLPLWYQVSQSLRASILGRSPQDPLRLPTEEQLAGHYGVSVLTMRQALKELEDEGLITRHRRRGTFIEPDARRSTPIRLLGSVDAIVAQQSGMTTELLEHGKSPVPPELAEHFPDLDEVAAYHRLRSDEQTGEPTNHARNYVRPELAARIDPADLARRPMTKVLRDVLGVDISRITDTVEARLADPETARLLHVPLLSPILHYTGLTYDTEGRVLDAAVIHYRGDRFSFSVTLEAT